The following proteins are co-located in the Microvirga ossetica genome:
- a CDS encoding SDR family NAD(P)-dependent oxidoreductase produces the protein MSFDYSTVQYRSLQGRSVVITGGASGIGEEMVKAFVAQGARVSFIDIAKEPGDALASATGAPFHACDVTDIPALREVLARIESDHGGVDVLVNNAGKDDRHDMTEVEPESWRRALALNLDHQFFATQAVSKGMADRGRGSVIMLGSISWMRGRPSMVGYTTAKAAINGMTRTLARELGPSNIRVNCIVPGAILTERQEKLWLTPELNQQFIDLQALKFRLDASHVAKMALFLGSDESGGCTGANFIVDAGLTQN, from the coding sequence ATGTCGTTCGACTACTCAACCGTCCAATACCGTTCCCTTCAAGGCCGCTCCGTGGTCATCACGGGTGGTGCGTCCGGAATCGGCGAGGAGATGGTGAAGGCTTTCGTGGCGCAAGGCGCACGGGTGTCCTTCATCGACATCGCGAAGGAGCCTGGGGACGCGCTGGCGAGCGCAACGGGAGCCCCCTTCCACGCCTGCGACGTCACCGACATTCCGGCGCTGCGCGAGGTGTTGGCCAGGATCGAAAGCGACCATGGTGGCGTGGATGTTCTCGTCAACAATGCCGGTAAGGACGACCGGCACGATATGACTGAGGTCGAGCCCGAGTCTTGGCGGCGCGCCCTCGCTTTGAACCTCGATCATCAGTTCTTCGCAACGCAGGCCGTCTCCAAGGGCATGGCCGACAGGGGCAGGGGCTCCGTCATCATGCTCGGCTCCATTTCGTGGATGCGCGGCCGTCCTAGCATGGTCGGTTACACGACCGCGAAGGCGGCAATCAACGGCATGACCCGCACGCTCGCCCGCGAGCTGGGGCCGTCCAATATCCGGGTGAACTGCATCGTGCCAGGTGCAATCCTCACGGAACGCCAGGAGAAACTCTGGCTAACGCCGGAGCTGAACCAGCAATTCATCGACCTTCAGGCGCTCAAGTTCCGCCTGGACGCCAGCCATGTGGCGAAGATGGCTCTCTTCCTCGGCTCGGACGAGAGCGGCGGCTGCACGGGTGCGAATTTCATCGTCGATGCCGGCCTGACCCAGAATTGA